ATTCCATCAGCTTGCTTTTTTGTGACGTTGGCCTTTGCTGCTACAGCATCCACTAGTTCACCTTTGTTCATAAATTATTTCTAAGTGTTGTTTTTAAAAGTTGGGCGTACAAAAACCTTAACACACCAGTTTTTCACTGCAAATAAAAGAACTCTTGCATCAGTACCTCCTATTATTTAAATTATTATTCAGTTTTTCAGTTTGCTAGAAAAGGAGTAGTGATGTCTAAAATTGAGGACAACAAAATAATTGCTCAACGATGGCTTGACCTGATTAGTGAGCATCAGATTGAAGATATTTGCTCTATGACTGCCCCGAATTGGAAGATTCATGGTGCTTTACCTGGGCTGACTCCAGGCCCAGACGGAGTACGTCAACTGTTTGGCTCATTCGGAGATATCAAGCAGAAATGGACAATTGAAGACATAAGCTGTTCCACTGACAAAATTTCAGATTCACAATCTGTTCAAGTTCATAACCGCATTAGAATAAATCAATTTGTTACCAAGCTCTTATTTTAAACTCTAGCAAATTCAACACTTTTTCTTCCAAAGCCGTCAAATAAGCCCGATTCAG
This region of Nostoc sp. UHCC 0302 genomic DNA includes:
- a CDS encoding nuclear transport factor 2 family protein, with protein sequence MSKIEDNKIIAQRWLDLISEHQIEDICSMTAPNWKIHGALPGLTPGPDGVRQLFGSFGDIKQKWTIEDISCSTDKISDSQSVQVHNRIRINQFVTKLLF